In a genomic window of Babylonia areolata isolate BAREFJ2019XMU chromosome 3, ASM4173473v1, whole genome shotgun sequence:
- the LOC143280500 gene encoding A disintegrin and metalloproteinase with thrombospondin motifs like, with protein sequence MGYTYDVAVAEVDRSYRGVLTATHELGHLLNASHDGEGGARACSATSGYIMSYSWRDATKFNRFSSCSKVSISSFLSDTWYSECLRDASDTSYAYRGQLPGISMSLKDQCLHYNAGVPCSSRSLQSQCQNLCCENILKVSLSSEPAVDGTLCGQDKMCFAGQCVLSSAVSSILPP encoded by the exons ATGGGCTACACGTACGACGTGGCAGTGGCGGAGGTGGACAGGTCCTACCGAGGGGTGCTCACTGCCACGCACGAGCTGGGACattt ACTGAACGCGTCCCACGACGGGGAGGGCGGGGCCAGGGCGTGTAGCGCTACGTCCGGCTACATCATGAGCTACAGCTGGCGGGACGCCACCAAGTTCAAccgcttctcctcctgctccaaAGTCAGCATCTCCAGCTTCCTCTCCGA cacGTGGTACTCGGAGTGTCTGAGGGACGCCAGCGACACGTCCTATGCCTACCGGGGACAGCTGCCCGGGATCTCCATGTCCCTGAAGGACCAGTGCCTTCACTACAACGCCGGGGTGCCTTGCTCC AGCCGAAGTCTACAGTCTCAGTGCCAGAACCTGTGCTGTGAGAACATCCTCAAAGTGTCACTCAGCAGCGAGCCTGCGGTGGACGGCACCTTGTGCGGACAGGACAAG atGTGTTTTGCCGGCCAGTGTGTTCTGAGCTCAGCAGTGTCCAGTATTCTACCACcctag